From Calliphora vicina chromosome 3, idCalVici1.1, whole genome shotgun sequence:
TAGAATCAGTACCAACAGATGTTGATTTAATCTTACAAATTGCATCAAATAGTTCATCTTGATTATATGTACTGAAATCAATAATATTATTATCGGTAGTAACGGCAATGTTCGCAAAATAATCATTCATATCATCAACATTAAAGTCACACTCCAATCCATTATTATTAGAAATACCACACTTCTTTAGAGTTTTCCACATTCCTGACGAATCAAGACCagaaaataatttgcaatagaATTTTCTTTTCTCTTTACGAATTACTGTTTTAGCTTTATTCCGATATTTACAGTACACACGCCAAGAGGAAGCAGTCCTATTTAAGCGAAACGAAGAGTATGCTAAATCTCTGAGAGAAGTTGCCAGTAAAATACAATTACATTTCAACCATACATTATCATCAACTGTAACTTTTCTTCTTATCGTAGGTACAAATGAGTAGAGAGAGTTAACTAAAGAATTGATAATAGAGCCCTGAAACTCAACATCATTTGatctaaagaaagaaatcgAGTCAAAATCCAAAATATGAGATTTGAGAGCATCCcaatttatattattgaaatcctTATATTCAACAAATTCCTCTCTACATAAGACATTTAAACAGCATAAATCATATAATGGTAAGAAATAGAACAACATTGTATTTGATCGGAAAAGGCATTAAAGAAGCTTGGACGGACAGACGTACATcgctaaatcgactcagaaagtgatcctgagcaaattggtatactttaaggtgggtgttgggacaatatatTTGGTATGTttcaaacatcagcactaacccaatataccctccccactatggtggtgtagggtataaaaatgtatgagATAGTTTTGATTAgaggaattatttttattattatgccCATAATAGCTTTATACAACTCTGACTGCGAATTTTCACATTTAATAGTGCTCAGGACGTTTACTGCGTAACTCAATCCGCAAATGTGtgctaaattaaattaattcattaatgtaatggtttatttattttcatttcggAAATGGAAttaataatgaattaattctttagAACCTGTTTTGTAATTCgaattaatattatttcgaACCTTTGCATGTATGTAGGTTAGAGTATGTTGGCTACCGATTTGAAACAATTAAAAGGTAACACAAATTTGGATTATTTAGATAACGTTAGGGTAGCGGTAACAGCAGCCAACCTTGAAAAATATTGGAATAGGATCTTTAGTTGCGATTATAATTTTTGAGACCCACTTCAAAAAACGTATGaaactcttttttttacaaattatattcATATAGAACTGaagacaattaaaatttttctgatttttccaATATTCGTCATATGAATACGTATCGTTTGAGTTATATTCATGCAAAATGTTTAACTATAAGCTCCTAATTAGGTATATTAtgtacattaattttttttaagcgaATGacgttacaaatttattaactgATATGATCACTGAAGATATGGGGGTATTTGtgcagaataaaattttacgcGACGGTATTAAAAGTGGAATTGATGTTCTATATGTCAATGATGGAGTCTATCATAAATCGACAGAGCTAAAAATATATCCATCTGAATGTTTGCTGGGAGCATTGGTAACACTTGTTCGGCCCCATCAAGTTCATGGTTTATTAGGCGAAGGACAATTGCCACAACACATAGTTGACTGTTGCGTTCAACTATATAGTGGACAATGAATTAATCGTTAGGATGTATGGATGTTCTTATAGATAATAAGAATActtgtaatataatttgttattgGCCAAAtggctacatacatatattacaattgaataaataaaaaaaaattaaacctttttattaaattttgaatttgatgaTGTATTTGTATCTTTTCTTCTAATGTATAAACttatgttaaagttatttttacttaaaaatattaaaattatgtgAAACTTCATCTTCTTTCGGCTTTTATATTGCTAGCTCTTGTTATATTTGTACGACCTCCTCTATTTGTTTTCGCCTGGGTCTGAGTTGTGGTAACACTCGCAGCTGGCGTAACAGTAACACCTAATGTATTAGGCTTGGCGGACGTTCCATTACCAATAATTCCAACTTGCATTCCAGCTACTGTTTTTGGAGCTACTTGTACATTACCACCACCAGTACCAATGCCACCAGCCCCACCTGTTACAACCGCTACACCCATGACCTGTGGCTGTAATCTTTGAACGCCGGGTGTTGTATTGCCATTACCACCAACACCGGCCGGCAACTGTTGCGCTTGTCCACTGACCACAACATTAGGTGCTACACCTCCAACTGTACCCGCCGGCATTTGGGCTGGACTTAAGACCATGCCTCCTCCAACACCGGCTTGTGTTATTGCACCAGTAACACCACCAACTTGCTGCTGGTCTGGTCTCTTCGGTTCACTCATATTGACCGCCTCATTAAATGTCATGCAAAATTCTCCCACCTTATAGACTTCACCATTTTTGCCAGAGTACAAAGTTAAACAGTGACGCCAAATTGATGCATAGCCTTTGGTTAATTTGATTATATCCCCCGGTGCTATCAGCTTACCAGGTTCGTCCCATATACTAACATTAATGCAGGCTGTGTGATCGCcaactttaaaatttcgaaCTTCACGATTTTCCTTGGTTACTGTAGCGGTTCCTATTTCTAGTACAATAAATATaacattgatattttttaggcCGGGTTTAATATCTTTAATTGCTATACATTCGCCGTTGTACATTGTGATTTGTGttataaaacttatataaaatagataatttgttatttatttatacaattgtatatttttaataatttgtgatGCAGTTCTTGTTGGTAGTTGCTGGTGAATGGCGCTAATCATCAGTGTGGTTATTTAGAGATTTTAacatcatgttttttttaaaaaaaagagttttatttacactgaaaaaaaacattcttgAAACGAGAATttgcatttatattttaaaattgctcaattataaacatataaaaagtcaaaaagtattataaagtgaaaatacaaataaataaataattttggcttaaaattatatttttatacagaaaTTGTGCAAAATTCAACGGTAGCAACAAAACACAGCTATTattagtccccttttacaacgCAGAAATtaaaaggcagacatttttctaattcacttttgaactaacctaaacctgtgtaatacacactaactcttcaacccctcgcccacaaacttcgtctgtctgcctttcaatttctgcattacgttcttgatttattttatggtcaattgaaaatatttttaggaaattattatttttttgataaggtttaattgttattgaaatttatcaatatcggtccatgatttcacctagccaccaTAGAAAACAAACGTGGTTGTATTTCATcacttttctacttttaaaataaaaacttttttcagtGTAGTATTAAAAAtcgcatttattttttaattccaaatATGTATTTGATGTGGCAACTTCTGTAGAACATAtgttcattattaaaaaaaacaaaatttttataaataacgcagctgaagaaaacaaacaatttaattaaaacttaaaattatttataaataatatttgaatgCATTTACATGCGCAGATTTTTCCAAACCGCCACTTATACAATGTCAaaaggtaaaaataaaaaatccaacGCCCCATCTACTCCAGCCCAAAGTGCAGCTGCTCAGAGCAACAATGATGAACCCATTCAAATAGACAAAAACGGAAATATTACTATAAGAATTTTAGCTAAGCCGGGAGCAAAACATAATGGTATAACAGATATATCCACTGAAGGTGTGGGAGTACAAATCGCCGCTCCACCATCTGAGGGCGAAGCAAATGCGGAATTGGTCAAGTACCTTTCAAAGGTACTAAATCTTAGGAAAAGTGATGTTTCCTTAGACAAGGGATCACGATCACGCCATAAGATTGTATTGGTCAGTAAAGGAGTCTCAACACCAGAAACTATTAAGGAAAATATACTCAAAGAAATTGATTAGTGCATAAGAACGAACAATTATCAAATTATatgtacagtgaatgtcacttaaaatcgtacaccatcgtagtcaaattttattcattagttttagaaagttgatgttttggaaatattttaaaatgctattttttatattgtgtgtgctattacctattagaaaattgggtataatttgaattgcccttatccacaaataaaaaaattgggtaagactgtcagtgcccagaatatcaacgcttcatttaaaatcgtaaaggcactaaaaaatggcaaatgataccctacaaagtattaggattatttaatattaacatttttttttaatttttaaagttttaattataatttaatataattgtacgaatttaagtgaaatatgaattttgtgatgttctttaattttcatcaatatttttttaacgaattgaggttctgttaacttttttgttgaaatacatattttttgttctaattaataaaattacttttaattttttatataatcacctattattgcctgtataatttcataatatttaaaaaaaaatatgttgtacgattttgagtgacactcactgtaacTAACAAGTCTTTTTTCaactaacccccagtaacacgaagtctggttatgtgttaactaatagttttttatttatttattggttATCTTAAAGTTATagataaaattttaagataacTTATATGTAGCTATGACTACTATGCTCTTAAGCTAGtattgtttaataaagaaagataaattaatagaaatatagattattacatatattttattattaaatatctttaaatatgttgcatattttcaaaaattttataattattttatgggATAGTTTAGCCACTGAATCAGCAAATTCGTTTCCTTGAATTTCACAGTGTCCAGGAATCCATATTAATTTTACATTGGGGTTTTTAGGAAGTCTCTGACATATTTGGAGTAGTAGTTTGTGTTGTGTAAATTACTAATAGATCGCATAGCAGATAATGAGTCTGAGcaaatcattatttttgttgttgtatctcCAATGTTTTTGATTGCCTCAAATATTGCTATTATTTCGGCAGAGAATATTGTCGAATATGAGGGGAGTATGGAATTTCTTATagactaatagttatactgccagttttcatacaaaattatttttaaccgacagtaggttagttaacgcataaccagacttggtgttaatgggggtaactTTTATTCCGataagtttaataatttataatattatttatttataaagaataaaaacCATAATTAATTATGAATACAATTTGGAAATATGAAAAAGGTTTTGTCCTAATATGTGGTTATGTTTAATTAAGGGCCTGGctcactaaatgcgaacgaacattttctttcttattttttttttttattttttaataattatacaaTTTGTCATAGACCTTTGTGGGAATGACCAGGTGGCAACGCGTATTAATGATGGAAATGCCTGGCTGAGCCGGTAGACGGGCGTAAAGTTCACCATCTAGCCATCCCAAGTCGGTGAGCAAAAAAAAGTAACTgactaaaaattcaaaaaaaatcaaataaaagaaaaacactcTCTAACTTGCGTGATAGGCAATCCCAAAATGTTACGATGCTATACCTCCTTGGCTGCAGCAATAATTTGTGCTGCCTGGCCTGCCCACCCTCTTCCATGGCAAACCGATGGCCCATTATTTTCGGTTTGCCCCTATTCTACACCCTACAGTTCTTAAATTATCTCACTTACCTTGTTTTTCTACTCCATCTTCTCCGAGGAGTCACCACCAGAAAATAAGAAGAAACCTAGAACCGAATTGGTTCGGGAGAAGTTTGTCGTCCGTTTATGTCCGAAGTTAAAGTTTACTCTGTCCGAATCTGTCCACACTTCCCCTTCATCAGATTAGATTCCAGGGCTATCTTTTTGGTCTGGGTGATATTTGTGGATTTTAGAGTTgttattttgtgtttgtttcttttaaacaaTCGGGTTTTATTGTATATGTTGGTATtatgttgtattttaaatatgtgtgtatggttttattttaaatgattaatttttaaacgtGTAAAAGAGTTCATTGTTGTAAacattgtattttaattatataggtgttttttttttataaatagtgtatgttttcttttaaatgtgtAAATGTGTTTTTagatatgtttgttttttttataagtgtgagataatgtatttttatttgtttaaacaaaaattgtattttaaatatatattttagtaaattgtgtgtttttcttttaaatatgtgCTCGTTtgcttttaaatgtttaaattcaatCTAATAAcgtgtttctattttttttctgtttgtttttccaaaaaaaaaaaaaaattttaatgttcctcgatttttttatattttattttttcatcatCACATCCACTTTTCTTCACTTCTCAAATCGATCTCctctaaaaaaaatctttctcctcttctttttttttcattttccaacTCTCCACATTTTTTCCCGCCTTTTCTTTCCTCGCCATCTTTTTTTTTCCTCTTTTCCTACCCCTTAACCATCCTTGACACCCCCTTGAACAGCTGTGTAAAGGTTCCAGCTGTTTTGCAAGGTTGCATTCTAATATAATAACCGGTTGAAATCATTCTTCCTCTTATTACATTAGAATGCACCCTTAACCCATTCAGGGGAGACATGACAAACCCCACCATTTCGTTTCATTaccatataaatgaaatgggAGGGGAATTTAATCACACTGCCGTTCAGGTTCGTTAACTTCGCATGTTGGACAATTAACAATATAGTTTTGTCAACTTCGTACCTCAATTTCCTTGCCTATTTGGCAACGCCATTTAGATCCCATAATAGATATTATAAAACATGGTAACCCTTACCCGCGCAAAATAATATCCCAAACATCTTTGTCTGACGCCATTGTGAAGAAAATATGATTATTGTTAAGTAAAGTGTAATAAAGGAAAATAGAGTTATCTTgttcaaaaataagtttcatataaaaagaatGATGTTCCAAATCAGTGTAACAGTGTATAATGTAAACAAGTATGTGGGCAAGTGATgtactataaaaacaaaatgatttcGACTTTTAAGTAGTCGGAAAATAATTACCTACGTTCCCTACTCCGCCTGCAGAGAAACCCATGTGGCACTACTATACTGAAAGCTGTGTGGAGAAGGATTAACTGCCGCGAATAACACCACCAGTCCCAGTCTACTATTCTCCAGCGTGTGGATAAAAGGTAAGTAACAAAAAGTTACTTCATTGAATTTGCCTAACATATTTGTGTTCGTCCCATTAGGAAGTTTCCCGTTCAATGTCAACAATAATAGCAGCGGCGTAATATACTACGTCATGAGACCACATTCAAACAGAACTCTATCTACCATTTTTCTTATGTTCAAAACTCGAACTGGATGACGATCTATTGTCACTTTAACAGTAAGGTCACGGAGTGTTCCCAGTTCTGCCGTAATACTGGGCATGGCGATGTGGTGCAAATATATCAGTGTCTCGTCAATCCAAATCTATGATCCAATATTGCACGAAGCACAGTCTTGACAACAGTGACAATGGTAAGAATTCATATTTGACAGGTTAATACTGGACAAGAGCTACGACTTGGCAATGGAATCCACAACAAATACAGGCCCAAACTTCTGATACTAGTACCAACAATGCACTGAATTACCATCAAGCAAGGAAAAACATTGGTAAGCACCAATTTACCTTTGTATAAcgttaatttaatttcataaatatacAGGCTTTTCACAGAATTCCATGCCTAtggaaagtggaattaattccgtatttcgctTCTCCAGAAAGAGTAAAACGAAAacttctttcggaatgaaaccactttcagtttccAAAGTGGTATTACtatttgtttgtaataatttgtctaaatttttaatcaatttctgtaccgaAACCTTCTCTTtcgttttaacataaaaaaaggtgtcaaattaaaatctgacgtacagaattaataaatacaaatatatgtatacaaagtACACGGAATCTGTAGAACCTAAAActaaatcgatcggaataaaaagtAATGGAactgaaaccattccgaacaaaatgtgaaacAGGCCTGATAATTATGTCTTCCTATTTTCCTTCAATGCCCAATAGCAATTGTCTTACGCAAACAACATacgtgaatttatttatttatttatttatttatttatttatttatttatttatttatttatttatttatttatttatttatttatttatttatttatttatttatttatttatttatttatttatttatttatttatttatttatttatttatttatttatttatttatttatttatttatttatttatttatttatttatttatttatttatttatttatttatttatttatttatttatttatttatttatttatttatttatttatttatttatttatttatttatttatttatttatttatttatttatttatttatttatttatttatttatttatttatttatttatttatttatttatttatttatttatttatttatttatttatttatttatttatttatttatttatttatttatttatttatttatttatttatttatttatttatttatttatttatttatttatttatttatttatttatttatttatttatttatttatttatttatttatttatttatttatttatttatttatttatttatttatttatttatttatttatttatttatttatttatttatttatttatttatttatttatttatttatttatttatttatttatttatttatttatttatttatttatttatttatttatttatttatttatttatttatttatttatttatttatttatttatttatttatttatttatttatttatttatttatttatttatttatttatttatttatttatttatttatttatttatttatttatttatttatttatttatttatttatttatttatttatttatttatttatttatttatttatttatttatttatttatttatttatttatttatttatttatttatttatttatttatttatttatttatttatttatttatttatttatttatttatttatttatttatttatttatttatttatttatttatttatttatttatttatttatttatttatttatttatttatttatttatttatttatttatttatttatttatttatttatttatttatttatttatttatttatttatttatttatttatttatttatttatttatttatttatttatttatttatttatttatttatttatttatttatttatttatttatttatttatttatttatttatttatttatttatttatttatttatttatttatttatttatttatttatttatttatttatttatttatttatttatttatttatttatttatttatttatttatttatttatttatttatttatttatttatttatttatttatttatttatttatttatttatttatttatttatttatttatttatttatttatttatttatttatttatttatttatttatttatttatttatttatttatttatttatttatttatttatttatttatttatttatttatttatttatttatttatttatttatttatttatttatttatttattt
This genomic window contains:
- the LOC135953464 gene encoding SOSS complex subunit B homolog → MYNGECIAIKDIKPGLKNINVIFIVLEIGTATVTKENREVRNFKVGDHTACINVSIWDEPGKLIAPGDIIKLTKGYASIWRHCLTLYSGKNGEVYKVGEFCMTFNEAVNMSEPKRPDQQQVGGVTGAITQAGVGGGMVLSPAQMPAGTVGGVAPNVVVSGQAQQLPAGVGGNGNTTPGVQRLQPQVMGVAVVTGGAGGIGTGGGNVQVAPKTVAGMQVGIIGNGTSAKPNTLGVTVTPAASVTTTQTQAKTNRGGRTNITRASNIKAERR
- the LOC135954133 gene encoding UPF0235 protein C15orf40 homolog encodes the protein MRRFFQTATYTMSKGKNKKSNAPSTPAQSAAAQSNNDEPIQIDKNGNITIRILAKPGAKHNGITDISTEGVGVQIAAPPSEGEANAELVKYLSKVLNLRKSDVSLDKGSRSRHKIVLVSKGVSTPETIKENILKEID